In a genomic window of Rhizophagus irregularis chromosome 11, complete sequence:
- a CDS encoding uncharacterized protein (SECRETED:cutsite_TSA-SC; SECRETED:prob_0.8079); SECRETED:SignalP(1-25), with protein MKMNGTIYHLFILSLLSFFVFNTSASCVSTSCTCDGGRPQGQYCGGDFIDPNCNITHVYECNPRGGACDYGFRQSCADCGCLQCPC; from the exons atgaaAATGAACGGAActatttatcatctttttatcTTGAGTCTTTTGTCCTTCTTCGTCTTTAACACCTCCGCTAGTTGCGTTTCTACTTCTTGTACATGCGATGGTGGCAGACCGCAAGGCCAATACTGTGgtg GTGACTTTATTGATCCTAATTGCAACATTACTCATGTCTATGAATGCAATCCACGAGGTGGAGCATGTGATTATGGCTTTCGCCAATCCTGCGCTGACTGCGGTTGTTTGCAATGTCCTTGTTAA